One Hemibagrus wyckioides isolate EC202008001 linkage group LG09, SWU_Hwy_1.0, whole genome shotgun sequence DNA segment encodes these proteins:
- the LOC131359524 gene encoding hatching enzyme 1.2-like has protein sequence MQSIASLSILALLLGFSQAFYLDQPEHVDITSRILTINNGSSELLLEGDILLPRGRNALVCSDSSCFWKKSSNGLVEVPYTLSSVFSFSDRTVIANAMASFHSKTCIRFVPRTNQTSYLSIESKDGCFSNVGRSGGAQVVSLSRLGCVYYGIVEHELNHALGFYHEHTRSDRDKYVKINWENIDPTTQSNFELKNTNNLNTPYDYSSVMHYGRTAFSINGLDTITPIPDPSVNIGQRKELSAIDILRINTLYKC, from the exons ATGCAGTCTATAGCGTCTCTCTCCATTCTAGCCCTGCTGCTTGGCTTCTCACAAGCTTTCTATCTCGACCAACCTGAGCATGTGGACATCACGTCAAGGATTCTCACCATCAACAACG GATCCAGTGAACTGTTGTTGGAGGGAGACATACTCTTGCCAAGAGGTAGGAATGCTCTGGTCTGCAGCGACAGCAGCTGCTTTTGGAAGAAGTCCTCAAATGGCCTAGTGGAGGTGCCTTACACGTTGAGCAGTGTTTTCT CTTTCTCTGACAGGACCGTAATAGCCAATGCCATGGCCTCCTTCCACAGCAAAACCTGCATTCGTTTCGTTCCCAGGACAAATCAAACTTCCTACCTTAGCATCGAGAGCAAAGATGG atGTTTCTCTAATGTGGGCAGATCAGGTGGTGCTCAGGTGGTTTCTCTCAGCAGGTTGGGTTGTGTTTACTATGGCATTGTCGAGCATGAGCTGAACCATGCACTTGGTTTCTACCACGAGCATACTAGGAGTGACCGTGACAAGTATGTCAAAATCAACTGGGAAAACATCGACCCAACCACGCAGTCTAATTTCGAGCTGAAAAacaccaacaacctcaacactccGTACGACTACTCCTCTGTAATGCACTATGGAAGAACAGCTTTCTCCATTAACGGGCTGGACACCATCACTCCCATTCCTGATCCGTCAGTGAATATTGGACAGAGAAAGGAACTGTCCGCCATCGACATCCTGAGGATCAACACCCTCTACAAGTGCTGA
- the LOC131359398 gene encoding polyadenylate-binding protein 1-A-like, translated as MDYINQVEEQKVEKNIEEQKAEEQAKVQQPPVRNTKLLNERLSKNNKPSFFKAISNFLPTMDPESMSELPQCTSPAPAKLTWGEIMDAEDNEMENVEPFSFYVQKFVKKVEEQKVEEQKAEKQARVQQLPVSDKKLPNERLCKNKKTVKLLLRNLDCNVDDRQLHEEFHPFGTVISAEVNMENGHPKGTGFVIFASPDEARNAIMKMNGRVLGSRPVYVSVVQSKEEHGGRHRERAESSLKEPCPNPHQAQKNIQPQNASPELRRTNQQDRNICRVQTTLQSQDAQKSKVFIKHLDYSVDDRRLHEAFLPYGTVISAKVTVENGCSRGFGFVSFSSPNEAEKAIKEMNGRMMGRKPLYVTLANNNKQRKASLTQTECTGSSGPTEPHTRPHRFLQRVHSHRRPSVAPATR; from the exons ATGGATTACATCAACcaggtagaggagcagaaggtagaGAAGAACatagaggagcagaaggcagAAGAGCAGGCCAAAGTCCAGCAGCCGCCTGTTAGAAACACAAAGCTCCTTAATGAACGCCTCAGCAAGAATAACAAG CCAAGTTTCTTTAAGGCAATTTCCAACTTTCTGCCTACTATGGATCCTGAGTCCATGTCTGAACTACCACAGTGTACATCTCCAGCTCCCGCAAAACTCACGTGGGGTGAAATCATGGACGCTGAGGACAATGAGATGGAGAATGTAGAGCCTTTCTCTTTCTAT GTACAAAAGTTTGTAAAGaaggtagaggagcagaaggtagaggagcagaaggcagAGAAGCAGGCCAGAGTCCAGCAGCTGCCTGTTAGTGACAAAAAGCTCCCTAATGAACGCCTCTGCAAGAATAAAAAG ACAGTGAAACTACTGTTGAGGAACCTTGACTGCAATGTGGATGACAGACAACTACATGAGGAATTCCATCCCTTTGGAACTGTGATCAGTGCAGAG GTCAATATGGAGAATGGCCATCCCAAAGGCACTGGCTTTGTCATTTTTGCATCTCCTGATGAAGCCAGAAATGCCATCATGAAGATGAACGGCAGGGTATTGGGAAGCAGgccagtgtatgttagtgtggttCAGAGCAAGGAGGAACATGGAGGAAGGCAcagagagagggcagagagtAGCCTGAAAGAACCCTGTCCAAATCCACACCAGGCTCAAAAGAATATTCAGCCACAGA ATGCATCTCCAGAATTGAGGAGAACCAACCAACAGGACAGGAACATATGCAGAGTGCAAACCACACTGCAGTCCCAGGATGCACag AAGAGTAAGGTGTTTATAAAACATCTGGACTACAGTGTGGACGACAGGCGCCTGCATGAAGCGTTCCTGCCATATGGAACAGTCATCAGTGCAAAG GTGACTGTGGAGAATGGCTGCTCCCGAGGTTTTGGATTTGTGAGCTTCTCCTCTCCAAATGAAGCAGAAAAAGCCATTAaggagatgaatggaaggatgATGGGCAGGAAGCCACTGTATGTGACTCTGGCTAACAACAATAAGCAGCGCAAGGCTTCCCTCACCCAGACTGAGTGTACAGGAAGCAGTGGTCCAACTgagccacacacaagacctcaCAGATTCTTGCAGAGGGTCCATTCACATC gTCGTCCCTCTGTTGCACCGGCCACCAGATAA